In Nymphaea colorata isolate Beijing-Zhang1983 chromosome 3, ASM883128v2, whole genome shotgun sequence, a genomic segment contains:
- the LOC116250255 gene encoding receptor-like protein kinase 7, whose protein sequence is MLTTLLLPSWTPQTQARLPLDTQKMTADVFLWHRFFIPFLLLSCFSGVGSSQETRALLDLKAALQPSSPTDVFHSWKESDVSPCNWTGITCDSSLSVTAISLSSRNLTGVFPLDSLCRLPKLQKLDLSKNALKGGLSPWINNCSGLQYLDLSFNFLTGQVPELWNLANLRALNLSDNVFTGPFPVSSLRNKTYLAWLSLGDNPFDRCPFPEEILLLRQLRWIYLSDTNLNGKIPPAIGDLTELVNLELADNFLSGEIPVEITKLTNLWQIELYNNSFTGKIPVGFGKLSKLEYFDASTNHLEGDLSELRNLTNLVSLQLFDNNLSGTIPTEFGDFKRLVNLSLYSNSLEGTLPSKLGSWAEFNFIDVSDNFLTGEIPPDMCAKGTMTRLLLLNNNFTGLIPATYANCKSMVRFRVTNNSLSGVVPAGIWGLPNVVIIDLTSNSFEGLVTSDIKNAGTLAQLFISDNKFSGSLPLEICQASSLMEIDASNNLLSGEIPPTIGQLRKLNRLKLDQNAFTGSLPDSLGSCAALNELNLASNNLSGEIPSSLGNVRVLNALNLSMNELSGEIPASFSSLKLSVLDLSNNRLSGPIPPTLANDAYTGSFAGNPGLCSFNAGRFRPCATGSGASSNRALIICSVLATALLLLSLGFFVHLKRQRSNEGPSRDNSWDLKSFRVLTFTEHEITSAIKEENRIGKGGSGEVYRVDLDNGSTVAVKHIANLEPEENHRRSSRGTAAMLVKDKADGKWKEFEAEVAVLSSIRHLNVVKLFCSITSDDSSLLVYEYLPNGSLWEQLHGGRSKNGLDWPTRYRVAAGAAKGLEYLHHGCERPIIHRDVKSSNILLDEFFQARIADFGLAKVAKASGGGAKDPSSAHTVAGTHGYIAPEYAYTYRINEKSDVYSFGVVLMELVTGKRPIEPEFGDGKDLVHWVSSRITTKESVMGLVDPRIPEALREDVVKVLRVAVLCTARLPNLRPTMRVVVQMLEEIGDPEPRVFLYPIKSKRKDDNEEEDEENPKSQKPKSSP, encoded by the exons ATGTTGACGACTCTTCTACTTCCCTCTTGGACTCCACAGACCCAAGCGAGACTCCCCCTCGACACGCAAAAGATGACGGCCGATGTCTTCCTTTGGCATCGTTTCTTCATACCTTTCCtccttctttcttgcttttccggcGTCGGAAGTTCCCAAGAGACCAGGGCACTGCTGGACTTGAAGGCCGCTCTCCAGCCCTCCTCGCCCACCGACGTCTTCCATTCCTGGAAGGAGTCCGACGTCTCCCCCTGCAATTGGACTGGAATCACTTGCGACTCATCCCTTTCCGTCACCGCGATCTCCCTAAGCAGCCGGAACCTCACCGGTGTCTTTCCCTTGGACTCGCTGTGTAGGCTCCCCAAGCTCCAGAAGCTCGACCTCTCGAAGAACGCTCTGAAGGGAGGCCTCTCTCCTTGGATCAACAACTGCAGCGGCCTCCAATACCTCGACCTCTCCTTCAACTTCCTTACCGGTCAGGTGCCAGAACTATGGAACCTCGCCAACCTCAGGGCCCTTAATCTCTCGGACAACGTATTCACCGGGCCGTTCCCCGTGAGCTCCCTGCGAAACAAAACGTATCTCGCATGGCTGAGCCTTGGGGATAATCCCTTCGACCGGTGCCCGTTTCCCGAGGAGATCCTCCTACTCCGGCAGCTCAGGTGGATCTATCTCTCGGATACCAATCTCAATGGGAAGATTCCACCCGCGATCGGTGACCTGACGGAGCTCGTAAACTTGGAGCTTGCCGACAACTTCTTGTCAGGGGAGATTCCGGTGGAGATAACCAAGCTCACGAACCTCTGGCAGATCGAGTTGTATAACAATTCCTTTACCGGAAAAATTCCGGTGGGATTTGGCAAGCTTTCCAAATTGGAGTACTTTGATGCCTCCACGAACCATCTCGAGGGAGACCTCTCTGAGCTGAGGAACCTGACAAACCTCGTGTCTCTGCAGCTGTTCGACAACAACCTTTCCGGCACGATCCCTACGGAATTCGGTGATTTCAAGAGGCTTGTGAACCTCTCTCTGTACTCGAATTCGCTAGAAGGAACTCTGCCTTCGAAACTCGGCAGCTGGGCGGAATTCAACTTCATCGATGTCTCGGACAATTTCCTGACTGGGGAGATCCCGCCGGATATGTGTGCAAAGGGAACAATGACGAGATTGCTGCTCCTTAACAACAACTTCACCGGCTTGATTCCGGCAACCTATGCCAACTGTAAATCGATGGTACGCTTTAGAGTAACGAACAACTCGCTCTCCGGAGTCGTTCCCGCCGGAATTTGGGGCCTGCCGAACGTCGTCATCATCGATCTAACAAGCAATTCCTTCGAAGGACTCGTGACTTCAGACATCAAGAACGCGGGAACCTTGGCTCAGCTATTCATTTCCGACAACAAGTTTTCCGGCAGCCTTCCACTGGAAATCTGCCAGGCGTCCTCCTTAATGGAGATCGACGCAAGCAACAACCTACTCTCCGGTGAGATTCCGCCCACAATCGGCCAACTTCGAAAGCTCAACAGGCTGAAGCTGGATCAGAATGCATTCACCGGCAGCCTACCGGATTCATTGGGGTCATGCGCAGCCCTAAACGAACTAAATCTTGCCAGCAACAATCTCTCCGGAGAGATACCATCCTCCTTGGGTAACGTCCGGGTCCTCAACGCCCTCAACCTCTCGATGAACGAGCTCTCTGGTGAGATACCTGCGAGCTTCTCGTCATTGAAACTCAGTGTCCTGGACCTCTCCAACAACCGCCTCAGTGGTCCGATCCCTCCCACCCTCGCCAATGACGCGTACACCGGAAGCTTCGCCGGTAACCCTGGTCTCTGCAGTTTTAATGCCGGGAGATTCCGGCCATGTGCCACAGGCTCTGGTGCGTCATCCAATAGGGCCTTGATTATCTGTTCCGTCCTCGCCACAGCCCTGCTCCTTTTGTCGCTCGGCTTCTTCGTCCATCTCAAGCGGCAGAGGTCCAACGAAGGCCCGAGCCGGGACAACTCCTGGGACCTCAAATCATTCCGAGTCCTGACATTTACGGAGCACGAGATCACCAGCGCCATCAAGGAGGAGAACCGGATCGGAAAGGGCGGCTCGGGCGAGGTGTATCGTGTCGACCTGGACAACGGCAGCACGGTGGCCGTGAAGCACATCGCGAACCTAGAGCCGGAGGAGAATCACCGGAGGAGCAGCCGGGGCACGGCGGCAATGCTAGTGAAAGACAAAGCCGACGGGAAGTGGAAGGAGTTTGAGGCGGAGGTGGCGGTGCTGAGTTCTATCCGCCACCTGAACGTGGTGAAGCTCTTCTGCAGTATCACGAGCGACGACTCCAGCCTGCTGGTGTACGAGTACCTGCCCAACGGCAGCCTCTGGGAGCAACTGCACGGCGGCCGGAGCAAAAACGGCCTCGACTGGCCGACCCGTTACCGCGTGGCCGCCGGGGCGGCCAAGGGACTGGAGTACCTCCACCACGGCTGCGAGCGGCCCATCATCCACCGCGACGTCAAGTCCAGCAACATCCTCCTCGACGAGTTCTTCCAAGCGCGGATCGCCGACTTCGGCCTCGCGAAGGTGGCCAAGGCGTCCGGCGGCGGAGCCAAGGACCCCTCCTCCGCCCACACCGTCGCCGGAACACACGGCTACATCGCTCCAG aatACGCGTACACGTACAGGATAAACGAGAAGAGCGACGTGTACAGCTTCGGGGTGGTGCTCATGGAGCTGGTGACCGGAAAAAGGCCGATCGAGCCGGAGTTCGGCGACGGTAAAGATCTGGTTCATTGGGTCTCCAGTCGGATCACCACGAAGGAGAGCGTGATGGGGTTGGTGGACCCCAGGATACCGGAGGCGCTGAGGGAGGACGTGGTCAAGGTGCTGAGGGTGGCAGTGTTGTGCACGGCCCGGCTGCCCAACCTGAGGCCCACCATGAGGGTGGTCGTTCAGATGCTGGAGGAGATCGGCGACCCAGAACCACGGGTTTTTCTGTACCCCATAAAATCGAAGCGCAAGGACGATAAcgaggaggaagatgaggaaAACCCCAAATCTCAGAAGCCAAAATCAAGCCCTTGA